Proteins found in one Bacillales bacterium genomic segment:
- the ispD gene encoding 2-C-methyl-D-erythritol 4-phosphate cytidylyltransferase — MNYKVVIPAAGEGKRMKAGKNKLWLEIGGKPLIVHAIEVFQADPECEGVITAVAPSEQADMAALFTRYGLSKVERLVSGGAERQHSVHAGLKACARASDAIVLIHDGARPFVTHRLIRRLTEAADKSGAAIPAVPVKDTVKRVNEGRVAETLERSSLWAVQTPQAFRLSLILQAHEEAAQKGKVGTDDASLVEWSGHEVTVVTSDYDNLKVTTPEDLVIARAIMMKRREELR; from the coding sequence ATGAACTATAAAGTCGTTATTCCGGCCGCGGGAGAAGGGAAACGCATGAAAGCCGGAAAAAACAAGTTATGGCTCGAAATCGGCGGAAAACCGCTCATCGTCCATGCGATCGAAGTGTTTCAGGCGGATCCCGAGTGCGAGGGTGTAATCACGGCCGTTGCTCCATCGGAGCAAGCGGATATGGCCGCGTTGTTCACGCGGTACGGGTTATCAAAGGTGGAACGACTCGTATCGGGAGGGGCGGAGCGGCAACATAGTGTGCATGCCGGTTTAAAAGCGTGCGCACGCGCTAGTGATGCCATCGTGCTTATCCATGACGGTGCCCGCCCCTTCGTTACACACCGGCTCATTCGCCGGCTGACGGAGGCTGCGGACAAGAGCGGAGCGGCGATACCGGCGGTCCCCGTCAAAGATACGGTGAAGCGGGTGAACGAAGGGCGTGTAGCGGAAACGCTTGAACGTTCGAGCTTGTGGGCAGTGCAAACGCCTCAGGCGTTTCGGCTGTCGTTGATTTTACAAGCGCACGAGGAGGCCGCCCAAAAGGGGAAAGTCGGCACGGACGATGCTTCGCTCGTTGAATGGTCGGGACACGAGGTTACCGTCGTAACGAGCGATTACGATAATTTAAAAGTAACGACGCCCGAGGATCTCGTGATCGCCAGGGCGATCATGATGAAACGACGGGAGGAGCTTCGATGA
- the ispF gene encoding 2-C-methyl-D-erythritol 2,4-cyclodiphosphate synthase, with amino-acid sequence MRIGHGFDVHRFGKGRPLILGGIEIPYELGLLGHSDADVLLHAVSDALLGAAALGDIGTHFPDTDPAYKDADSYKLLERVRELVSDKGYRCSNVDATIIAQQPKMNPHIRQMRETIAAALETDVERVNVKATTTEKLGFPGRGEGIAAEAVVLIEEKQR; translated from the coding sequence ATGAGAATCGGACACGGTTTCGACGTCCATCGCTTCGGCAAAGGACGTCCGTTGATTCTGGGCGGCATCGAGATCCCTTATGAATTAGGGTTGCTCGGCCATTCCGACGCTGATGTACTTTTGCACGCTGTAAGCGATGCGCTGCTCGGAGCCGCTGCACTCGGTGATATTGGCACGCATTTTCCGGACACAGATCCGGCATACAAAGACGCTGATTCGTATAAATTACTCGAGAGGGTGCGCGAACTTGTTTCCGACAAAGGCTATCGTTGTTCGAACGTGGATGCAACGATCATTGCGCAACAGCCGAAAATGAATCCGCATATACGGCAAATGCGCGAAACCATTGCGGCGGCCCTTGAGACCGACGTCGAGCGCGTAAACGTGAAAGCGACGACGACGGAAAAACTCGGTTTTCCGGGGCGCGGGGAAGGCATCGCCGCGGAAGCGGTCGTATTGATTGAGGAAAAGCAACGTTAA
- the gltX gene encoding glutamate--tRNA ligase, which yields MGKEVRVRYAPSPTGHLHIGNARTALFNYLFARSRGGTFVIRVEDTDRKRNIEGGEYNQLENLKWLGIDWDESVDVGGEYGPYRQMERLDIYAKHVDELFERGHAYKCYCTEEELQQEREAQLAKGIAPRYSGKCRHLSDEDRKTLDAEGRKPSVRFKVTPGKVYRFNDIVKKEVSFESDGIGDFVIVKKDGVPTYNFAVAVDDHLMAISHVLRGDDHISNTPKQLMVYEAFGWEPPTFGHMTLIVNENHKKLSKRDESIIQFIEQYKALGYLPEALFNFITLLGWSPKGEEELFSREAFIQLFDPERLSTSPAVFDTHKLKWMNNQYIKKSSLDRVVDLALPHLIEAGKLPADLDDERRAWARELIALYHEQLSFGAEIVELTDLFFRESLVYDDEAMEVLRQDQVPEVLEELDRQLEALAAYEPKAIFQAVKAVQKETGHKGKKLFMPVRVAATGQTHGPELPKALYLLGKDTVSKRLREALAQLG from the coding sequence ATGGGAAAAGAAGTTAGGGTGCGGTATGCGCCAAGCCCGACCGGGCATTTACATATAGGAAACGCACGAACGGCATTGTTTAATTACTTGTTTGCAAGAAGCCGCGGTGGAACATTCGTTATTCGTGTTGAGGATACCGACCGGAAACGGAACATCGAGGGCGGGGAATACAATCAGCTGGAAAACTTGAAATGGCTCGGCATTGATTGGGACGAAAGCGTCGATGTCGGCGGCGAATACGGGCCGTACCGGCAAATGGAGCGGCTCGATATCTATGCCAAACATGTAGACGAGTTGTTCGAGCGCGGCCATGCGTACAAATGTTATTGCACGGAAGAAGAGCTTCAGCAAGAGCGGGAAGCGCAGCTGGCAAAAGGGATTGCGCCGAGGTATTCCGGCAAATGCCGTCATTTGAGCGACGAAGATCGAAAAACGTTGGACGCCGAGGGGCGTAAGCCGAGCGTGCGGTTCAAGGTAACTCCGGGCAAGGTGTACCGCTTCAACGACATCGTAAAAAAAGAAGTCTCGTTTGAATCGGACGGCATCGGGGATTTTGTGATTGTGAAAAAAGACGGGGTGCCGACGTACAATTTTGCCGTGGCGGTCGACGACCATTTGATGGCCATTTCCCACGTCCTCCGCGGCGATGACCACATTTCGAACACGCCGAAGCAATTGATGGTTTACGAAGCGTTCGGTTGGGAACCGCCGACATTCGGCCATATGACGCTCATCGTCAATGAGAATCATAAAAAATTGAGCAAACGCGACGAGTCCATCATTCAGTTCATCGAACAATATAAAGCGCTCGGCTATTTGCCGGAAGCGTTGTTTAATTTTATTACGTTGCTCGGATGGTCTCCAAAAGGCGAGGAAGAGCTGTTCTCCCGGGAGGCATTCATTCAACTTTTTGATCCGGAACGATTATCGACCTCTCCCGCCGTTTTTGACACACATAAGCTGAAATGGATGAATAACCAATACATTAAGAAGTCTTCTTTGGATCGTGTTGTTGACTTGGCGCTGCCGCATTTGATCGAAGCCGGAAAACTGCCTGCCGATCTCGACGACGAAAGACGTGCCTGGGCGCGGGAATTGATTGCTTTGTATCATGAGCAATTGTCCTTCGGAGCCGAAATTGTGGAACTCACCGACTTGTTTTTCCGCGAATCGCTTGTTTATGACGACGAGGCAATGGAAGTGCTTCGCCAAGACCAAGTGCCTGAAGTGCTAGAGGAGCTCGATCGCCAATTGGAAGCGCTGGCTGCCTATGAACCGAAAGCGATTTTTCAAGCGGTAAAAGCCGTGCAAAAAGAAACGGGCCATAAAGGGAAAAAATTGTTCATGCCGGTTCGCGTAGCAGCGACGGGGCAAACGCATGGTCCGGAATTGCCAAAAGCCTTGTATTTGTTAGGAAAAGACACGGTCTCCAAGCGACTGCGCGAGGCGTTGGCACAGTTGGGCTGA
- the cysE gene encoding serine O-acetyltransferase translates to MFKKFREDIDVVFDQDPAARNYFEVIFTYSGVHAVWSHRFAHWLWRRKRFFLARLISQISRFFTGIEIHPGAKIGSRFFIDHGMGVVIGETCEIGDNVTIYQGVTLGGTGKEKGKRHPTIEDNVLISTGAKILGSITIGANSKVGGGSVVLDDVPPNSTVVGIPGRVVKQDGVRVRKDLDHHFPDPVDAKCAQMEEDIRRLQRELEQLKGEKSREHTRL, encoded by the coding sequence ATGTTTAAGAAATTTCGAGAGGATATAGATGTTGTGTTTGATCAAGATCCGGCAGCACGCAATTACTTCGAGGTCATTTTTACTTATTCCGGCGTGCACGCCGTTTGGTCGCATCGATTCGCCCATTGGTTATGGCGACGGAAGCGGTTCTTTCTCGCCCGTTTGATTAGTCAAATTAGTCGTTTCTTCACCGGAATTGAGATCCACCCCGGGGCGAAGATCGGAAGCCGGTTTTTCATCGATCACGGCATGGGCGTCGTCATTGGCGAGACGTGCGAAATCGGCGACAATGTTACGATTTATCAAGGCGTCACCCTCGGCGGAACCGGCAAGGAAAAAGGCAAGCGTCACCCGACGATTGAGGACAACGTCCTTATTTCGACAGGAGCGAAAATTCTCGGCTCGATCACGATTGGGGCGAATTCAAAAGTCGGCGGAGGTTCGGTGGTGCTGGATGACGTTCCTCCAAACTCGACGGTAGTCGGCATTCCCGGCAGAGTCGTCAAGCAGGACGGAGTGCGCGTACGCAAAGACCTCGATCACCATTTCCCTGATCCGGTCGATGCGAAATGTGCGCAAATGGAAGAAGATATTCGCCGCCTGCAGCGTGAACTCGAACAGTTGAAGGGAGAGAAAAGTCGTGAGCATACGCGTTTATAA
- the cysS gene encoding cysteine--tRNA ligase has protein sequence MSIRVYNTLTQQKETFRPLEEGKVKMYFCGPTVYNYIHIGNARPAIVFDMVRRYLQYRGYDVNFVSNFTDVDDKIIRAAAEAGEEVFALTDRFIEAYHKDVGALGVEQADLHPRVTETMDDIITFIEKLEQKGYAYASGGDVYFRTRKFDQYGKLSHQAVDELRSGARIEIGEHKEDPLDFTLWKAAKEGEISWESPWGKGRPGWHIECSAMVKKYLGDTIDIHAGGQDLIFPHHENEIAQSEALNDEPMAKYWLHNGYININNEKMSKSLGNFVLVHDLIKERDPEVIRFFMLSVHYRNPINFNAELIDSAAQGLQRIRTAVANAADRLQMSTDLGEPTDRFDGYRDRFIAAMDDDFNTANAIAVLFDLAKETNVYLQEDNSSKQVLEDILALFGEAETVLGVPLREEQGVLDEEIETLIEKREAARKDRDFQLADQIRDDLKAQGVLLEDTPQGVRWRRQP, from the coding sequence GTGAGCATACGCGTTTATAATACGTTAACGCAGCAAAAGGAAACATTTCGGCCGCTTGAAGAAGGAAAAGTGAAAATGTATTTTTGCGGACCGACGGTATATAACTATATTCATATCGGAAACGCCCGCCCGGCCATTGTGTTCGACATGGTGCGCCGTTATTTACAGTACCGCGGATATGACGTGAATTTTGTGTCGAACTTTACAGATGTCGATGATAAAATTATCCGCGCAGCCGCGGAAGCCGGCGAGGAAGTGTTTGCGCTGACCGACCGGTTCATCGAGGCTTATCACAAGGACGTAGGTGCGCTCGGCGTCGAACAAGCGGATTTGCATCCGCGCGTGACGGAAACGATGGACGACATTATCACTTTCATCGAGAAACTCGAGCAGAAAGGATACGCTTACGCTTCCGGCGGCGACGTATATTTTCGCACGAGAAAATTCGATCAATACGGCAAGCTTTCCCATCAGGCAGTGGATGAGCTGCGCTCGGGCGCGCGCATCGAAATCGGGGAACATAAAGAAGATCCGCTTGATTTCACGCTTTGGAAAGCGGCGAAGGAAGGCGAAATTTCTTGGGAAAGTCCGTGGGGGAAAGGACGTCCCGGCTGGCATATCGAATGCTCGGCGATGGTGAAGAAATATTTAGGCGACACGATCGACATTCATGCCGGCGGCCAAGATTTAATTTTTCCCCATCACGAAAACGAAATCGCGCAATCGGAAGCTCTGAACGACGAACCGATGGCGAAATATTGGCTTCATAACGGCTACATCAACATCAATAATGAAAAAATGTCGAAATCGCTCGGGAACTTCGTGCTTGTCCACGATTTGATCAAAGAACGCGATCCTGAAGTGATCCGCTTTTTCATGTTGAGCGTTCATTACCGAAACCCGATCAACTTCAATGCCGAATTGATCGACAGCGCTGCACAAGGGCTGCAACGAATTCGTACGGCGGTCGCGAATGCCGCTGATCGTCTGCAAATGAGTACGGATCTAGGCGAACCGACAGATCGGTTTGACGGGTACAGGGATCGGTTTATCGCAGCCATGGATGACGACTTCAATACAGCAAACGCGATCGCGGTTCTGTTTGATCTCGCCAAGGAAACGAACGTTTATTTGCAAGAGGATAATAGTTCGAAACAAGTGCTGGAGGACATTCTCGCTTTGTTTGGCGAGGCGGAAACGGTGCTTGGAGTGCCGTTAAGGGAAGAGCAAGGCGTGCTTGATGAGGAAATTGAAACGCTCATCGAAAAGAGAGAGGCGGCCCGGAAGGATCGCGATTTTCAGTTGGCCGATCAAATACGCGACGACTTGAAAGCGCAAGGTGTTCTTTTGGAAGACACGCCGCAAGGAGTAAGGTGGCGAAGGCAGCCATGA
- a CDS encoding ribonuclease III domain-containing protein, translating to MIDVKQMNALTLAYIGDAVIELYVRRRLLEQGLTKPNDLHQSAVQYVSAEAQADVLHRLLASDLLDDEETAVVRRGRNAKSATIPKNTEVQTYRYGTAFEALIGYHHLNENEARVMEIVDRMFAWVEAGDFR from the coding sequence ATGATCGATGTGAAACAAATGAACGCACTCACGCTTGCTTACATCGGCGATGCGGTGATCGAGCTGTACGTACGCAGACGCTTGCTTGAGCAAGGCTTGACAAAGCCGAACGATTTGCACCAGAGTGCCGTGCAATACGTGTCCGCCGAGGCGCAGGCGGACGTGCTGCATCGGTTGTTGGCCTCGGATTTGCTTGATGACGAGGAAACGGCGGTCGTGCGGCGGGGGCGCAATGCGAAATCGGCGACGATTCCGAAGAATACGGAGGTGCAAACGTACCGGTACGGTACGGCGTTCGAAGCGCTCATTGGCTATCACCATTTGAACGAAAACGAGGCGCGCGTCATGGAGATCGTCGACCGGATGTTTGCTTGGGTGGAAGCAGGTGATTTTCGTTGA